ATTACCGAAACCGTATTTTCCTGGCCCGGTGTCGGCCAGTTGACCATTGAGGCGATTCAGCGCCGCGATTATCCGGTGGTGCAGGCGTGCGTGCTGTTGATCAGTCTGGCTTACGTGGTGGTGAACATTTTGACAGATATTGTCTACGCCTGGGTTGATCCGCGGATTCGTTTGGGAGAGGGAGAATGATGCGCTGGTTTCCCTATGTCATTGTGGCGAGCTGGCTGGCGATGGCCGTGCTTGGACCGTGGTTGCCGCTGGAGCCGGATAAAGTCGACTTGCCGAATATTTTGCAGGGGCCGGTCAGTGGTGCCTGGTTGGGATACGATGATCTGGGACGACCGATTTGGGATCGTCTGGTCATGGGCGCGCAGACGTCGTTGTACGTTGCCGTTTGGGTGATGGTGATTTCATTTTTGATCGGTACGTTCATCGGCTCGGTCAGCGCCTATGTGGGTGGTTGGGTTGATCTGGTGGTGGTTCGGGTCATCGATATTTTTCTGGCCGTTCCCGGTATTTTGCTGGCGATTGCCTTTGCGGGCGTGATGGGGCCTGGGGTTGAAAACGTGGTCATCGCCTTGTCCATTGTTGGCTGGGTGGGGTATGCGCGCCTGAGTCGTGCGCAGATCATGGCGTTGAAACAGCGTGATCATGTGGTCGCAGCGGTGTCACTCGGTACCCGCCCCATGCGCATCATCAATCGGCATTTGCTGCCGCTGATCAGTGCGCCGCTGATTGTCGAAGCGACGTTTGGTATTGCCGGCGTGGTGATTGCCGAAGCCGGATTGTCGTTTTTGGGTCTGGGTGTCCAGCCTCCCGAAGCCTCCTGGGGCAGCATGATTCGTGATGGAACGCGCTACATGCTGGTAGCGCCACATATGGTGTTGGTACCAGGCATTGCCATGATGCTGGTGGTGCTGGCCGTGAATTTATTGGGTGACCAGTTACGCGATCGGCTGGATGTCCGGTCCCGTGACCGTCGGTAATAGAGGAAAAATATTATGGTACTAGGGCCATTGATGCTGGATTTGGAAGGCATCGAATTGGATCATGTGGAAAAAGAAATTCTGCGTCATCCGATGGTAGGTGGTTTGATTTTCTTCAAACGCAATTTTGAAAGCAAACAACAAATCACCGACCTGGTGCGTTGTGTGCGCGAACAGCGTCCTGAAATTTTGATCTGTGTGGACCACGAAGGCGGACGCGTACAACGGTTTCGCGAAGGCTTTGCACCACTGCCAGCGCTGCGCAAACTGGGACATTGGTTTGATCATGATCAGGCAAAAGCGAGCGCTGCTGCGGCTGAAATGGCATGGCTGATGGCGGTGGAATTGCGCGATGTGGGTATCGATTTCAGTTTTGCGCCGGTACTTGATCTGGATCACCAGCGCTGCCAGGTGATTGGCGATCGCGCGTTTCATCAGGACAAAGAAAAAGTCACCGCTCTGGCCAAGGCGTACGTTCGTGGCCTGCGTGAAGTCGGCATGGCCAATGTGGGCAAGCATTTTCCCGGACACGGTTATGTCAACGAAGATTCGCACCTGGAACTGCCGGTCGATCGTCGGGAATTAAATGATATCTGGAGCAACGACGTTTATCCGTTTGAACAGCTGAATGCGGAAGGTTTGCTGGACGCCGTGATGCCGGCGCATGTGGTGTACGAGCAGATCGACAGCCAGCCTGCTGGTTTTTCGCCGACCTGGATTCGCGAACTGCTGCGCGGCCGTATGGGGTTTGACGGTGTTGTTTTCAGCGACGATTTGAACATGGCCGCAGCTCATGTTGCTGGCAATTTTGCAGATCGTGCCGAAGCGGCAATCCAGGCGGGTTGTGACATGATTTTGGTGTGCAATAATCGTAAAGGCGCTGTTGAGGTGTTGGACAAATACCGTTGGACGCTCGATACAACCTCAACCCAGCGCCTGGAAAGAATGCGTGCCAAGCCAATGTCATCCGCTTCCAGTCGTGCCGATGTTCGTCGCCACCAAAATGCGTTGGCCTTGGCTGATCACATCAATCAGTCTAAGGTTTAAGAAAAGACACAGAAATATTTAACTGTGCAAAATAGAGGTAAAGTCGGCGCGATTTGGTCCGCTAATTAATATCGTCGAATGCTAATATACCGTCATGCTGCGGTGTCTAATCGACTGAAACGGCACACAAATTGAATATTAGTAATTGCTAATTTTTGTAGGATAATTTTTGGGCCCGGCGGAAACCGTTGCCACGGAACATTAACACTGGAGAATCACATGGCGGATAAACTATTAATCATCATGGTTAACACTGATCCTAAAAATCCATCCGAGCTGGGCGCCCCGTTTTTTCAGGCCACCGTTGCTGCAGCGATGGAGTTTGACGTGGAAGTCATTTTGACGGGACGGGCTGGCGAGCTGGCCAAGAAGGGCGTTGCCGAAAACCTGTTCGTACAGGAAGGCAGCACCAAGAGCGTATACGAATTCATCAAAGATGCCCATGAGGCGGGTGCGGTGTTCAAAGTTTGTACACCGACGCTGGATTTGTGGGGAGACGATTTGATTCCTGAAATCGAAGAAACCGTGGGCGGTGCCTACGTCATCAGCGAAGCGATGGATGATGACACGGTGACTTTCACCTACTAGTCCGGATTGCCTTTAAGGCAATTTTTGTTGGCAGAATAACGCGCCCTGGTTGTGTCATCACAACCAGGGCGTTGTTTTACGGGTTCGCCAAGCGGTATACTTTTTCCTTTTTTCCCAGGGGTTAGGGCATGGCCATTAGTGCAGACACCGCTCGCGGTGTGTTACAGCGCGCTGAGCTGATTATTTCCAAACAGGAACTTTCCCTGGCATTGGATGACATGGCGCAAAAGGTGGAACATCAGCTGGGTGACAAAAATCCCCTTGTGCTGGTGTTGATGACAGGTGGATTGATTCCCGCCAGTGAAATGTTGTTGCGCATGCGGTTTCCGCTTGAACTCGATTACATCCACGCGACGCGTTATGGAGATTTGACGCAGGGCACAGAGCTTCGCTGGATCGCCGAGCCGAAGAAAAATCTGGCAGGGCGTCATGTGTTGATCATCGATGACATTCTCGACGAGGGACAGACGCTGGCTGCAATCATCCAGTTCTGTCACAAGCAAAAAGCAGCTTCTGTGAGTACTGCGGTATTAGTGGAAAAAATTCACACCCGCAAAGTACCAAATCTCAAGCCAGACTATTGTGGTGCAACCGTTCCAGACCGTTACGTGTTTGGCTTTGGCATGGACTACAAGGGTTTCTGGCGCAATCTTCCCGAAATCTACGCAGCAGACAAAAAAGATGAGTAAAAAACTGGTTGGTATTATTGGTGGTACGGGCTTGACCAGCCTGGAGAATTTAAAAATTCTGAATCGGGAAATCATGCACACGCCTTACGGTGAACCCTCCGGTCCACTGGTGCACGGCGAATTGGCTGGCAAAGAAGTGCTGTTTTTGCCGCGTCATGGCGCGGGACACACTATTCCACCGCACAAGATTAACTATCGCGCTAATTTGTGGGCGTTGAAAGAAGCGGGCGTGGATCGCGTGGTTGCAGTTGCTGCGGTAGGCGGTATTCGCGCAGACATGCTGCCGAAAAAAATCATGATTCCCGATCAGATCATTGATTACACCTGGGGACGGATCAACACCTATTTTGAAGAAGGTTTGAGTCATGTGACTCACATCGACTTCAGCTATCCGTACAGCCAGTCGCTGCGCGAGCAAATCATTGCCGTTTGTCGCGACCTGAAAATGGATGCAGCGGAAACAGGCTGTTACGCTGCCACCCAGGGTCCACGTTTGGAAACCGCTGCAGAAATTAACAAATACGAACGCGATGGTTGTGACATCGTGGGTATGACTGCGATGCCTGAAGCGGCATTGGCGCGTGAACTGGAACTGGAATATGCCGCCATTGCGGTGGTTGCCAATGAAGCCGCTGGACGTTGCCCAGACGATTTGACCATGGAAATGATCGTCGAAAATCTGGACGAGGGCATGGCCAAGGTCAGACGTATTCTTGCCGAGTTGCTAATCCGTGTATAGTGCTAACGCCCGCCCAAGGCACGTGATGCTTTGGGCGTGGTATCCACCTTGGGTGCTGGTTTAGCGGGGGCCTTTTCATAGGCAGTGACTTTGGCCAGTACGCCGAACAGCGGGTGGTCAAAAAAGTAAACCTGATTGCTGCGCAGGCGACGTGAGTCTTGAATGCGGTAATCGGCAATCGCTGGCGTCATCAATTTGGTCAACGGTTCTGGTGGCAGTTTGACGCCGGCATCGGCGAACGCTAAACCTTTCAGATTGTCGTCACTGATGCGGCCAGCCGTTTTGGTCGTGTTGCGGCGATAGGTGACATCCACCATCAAATGCAGATAGCGCGACCATTTGACGCCAACCGTACCGAACACCAGGTTGGTTGACGGGCCGACTTTGGTCACAGGAATGCTGTTGAGCACAGGATCAACGGCAATTTCTTCTGCCTCACCGGCTTTGGATTGTTGCTCCTCCGCCTTCATGGCTTGCTGCAGCAGCTTTTCGGCGTCGCCCGAGGGGCTGGGGGCGGGTACCAGGGGTTGGGTTGCCCCAGACTTCACCGTGGCCTGTTCCCATTGAATTTCTTCCTCGGACTGGTAACCCATGGTTTGCGGGTCTACGGTCTGGTCATTGATCATGACCGGCATAGGGTCAACGTCACGGTCAACCTGCTGGATCCATGCTTTGTGCAGCAACAGGTGGTATTCGGGGCTGGCGGCCAGTCTTTCAGCTACCTCGACCAGACCAGACTGTGGGGTGGGCACCCCCTGAACGTATTTGTCAGGCTTGGATTCGGCGGTCATCGCCGCGATTTCGGGGGGGTAGAGAATTTCAGCGGCATCCGCCATTTCGGAATTTTGACCAACCGGGCGCCAGATTTCGTGGTTCTTGGTGTTGTTGGCGTAAGAAAACACCACGACATCAATTTGGTACCAGCGGCTGTTTTTATCTTCTGCCGGGGCGGCGCTTGAGTCGAAAGCGACAAACAACATCAAAGCAGTAGCAGACGACATGAAGAATTTGTGCATGGGCATCATAATTCCGTGGCAAGGTGCGAGTAAGGCAATGATTCTACATGATATCCTAGTCGGGTAAAACAACGTCTGTCTGCTGGACAGACCCGTCAACTGAGGTGTTTCATGAACCAATACAAAGTGCTGCGCTGGGGAGATTCCCGCCTGATCACTCCAAGCGTGGAAGTCGAAGATCCCACAGGCGCTACCATGAAGAAGATTATCGACATCATGTGGCAAGTCATGAAGGATTACAATGGCGTCGGTTTGGCCGCTCCGCAGATCGGCATCAACCTGCGCCTGATGATCTTTGGCCTGGAAAAAAGCGATCGCTATCCCGACGCCGAGGCCGTGGAGCCGACCGTGCTGATCAACCCCGGCTGGGAGCCGCTCAGCGACGAAATTGAACCGGGCTGGGAAGGCTGCCTGAGCATCCCCGACATGAACGGCATCGTGCCGCGCTATCGGCAGATTCGTTATTGGGGCCTGAACGAAAGAGGCGAGAAGATCGAGCGCGAAGTCAGCGATTTCCATGCCCGCGTGTTTCAGCACGAATACGATCACCTGGATGGCATCCTTTATCCCATGCGCATCGAAGATCTGGCCGACTTTGGTTTCCGTACTGAACTGGAAGCCTCGGGCAGATTTGGCCGCAACGAGGACATACCGGAGGAATAAAACTCCGGTTGTGATTTGTGTATGGTGCGCACCCTACGGGTGGATAAAGGCTACGCCACAAACTCCCGCATCAAATTCTGCAATTTCTCTACGCGCTCTTTCGCGGTGGCGTATTCGCCCAGCACGCGCAATTTGTCCTGGCCATCCATTTTGTACAGCATAGGTTTGGTTTGAATCAGTTTGATGATCTTCATCGGGTCGATGTTGGGTCGTTCGGTGAAAATAATCCGGCCGCCCTTGGCGCCAAATTCGATTTTCAGAATGCCGAGCGGATTGGCTTGCAGTTTTAGTTCGGTAATGGTGATCAGCATCTTCAACTGATCAGGCATCAGGCCGAAGCGATCGATAATTTCCACCTGCAATTCGCGCAATTCTTCTTTGTCCTGGCAGTTGGCGATGCGTTTGTACAACGTCAAGCGCGCATGAACGTCGGGCAGATAATCGTCGGGGATGAGCGCCGGAGTTTGCAGATCAACCTCGGCACCGTGATCCAGCGGACGATCCAGTTCAGGTTGTTTGCCTTCCTTGAGTGATTTAACCGCGCGTTGCAGCAAATCGTTGTACATCGAGAAGCCGACTTCGTGGATCTGGCCACTTTGTTCTTCGCCCAGCAATTCGCCAGCGCCACGAATTTCCAAGTCGTGAGTTGCCAACATAAAACCGGCGCCAAGATTTTCCAGTGATTCGATCGCTTCCAGACGTTTTTCGGCATCCGGTGTCAGTGTTTTGCGATTGGGAATCAACAAATAGGCATAGGCGCGGTGGTGCGAGCGACCCACGCGTCCGCGCAGCTGATGCAACTGCGCCAAGCCGAGTTTGTCCGCACGGTTGATGATAATTGTGTTGGCGGTGGGAATATCGATACCGCTTTCGATGATGGTGGTACAGACCAGAATGTTGAAACGGCGATGATAAAAATCGCTCATCACCATTTCCAGCTCACGCTCACGCATCTGACCGTGAGCAAATTCCACCTTCGCATCGGGAACCAGTTCCGCAAGTTCGCGGGAAGTGCGTTCGATGCTTTCCACATCGTTGTGCAGAAAATACACCTGGCCGCCGCGTTTTAATTCGCGCGTACAGGCTTCTTTGATCAAGCCATCGTCCCACTGACTGACGAATGTTTTTACCGCCAGGCGCTGTGCCGGTGGTGTGGCGATAATCGACAAATCGCGCAGTCCAGCCAGTGACATATTCAACGTGCGTGGAATCGGTGTCGCGGTCAGGGTCAGCAAATCTACATTGGCACACAGTGCCTTGAGTTTTTCTTTTTGGCGAACACCAAAACGGTGCTCTTCGTCGACGATCACCAGTCCAAGATTGGAATATTTGATGTCTTCGTTAAGCAGTTTGTGTGTGCCGATGACGATATCCACCTTGCCGGACTTCAAACCAGCAATAACGTCGGTTTGTTCTTTTTTGCTGCGGAAGCGTGACAATAATTCAATTTTGAATGGCCAATCAGCAAAACGGTCGAGATAATTTTCATAGTGTTGTTGTGCCAGCAGCGTGGTGGGAACCAGCAGCACCACTTGTTTGCCACCGTTGGCCGCAACGAAGGCCGCGCGCATTGACACTTCGGTTTTGCCAAAGCCTACATCGCCGCAGACAACGCGATCCATGGGCCGTTTGCGCTGCATGTCGCTGAGTACGGCTTCGATAGCTGTTTGTTGGTCGGGCGTTTCTTCAAACGGGAAACTGGCGGCAAAGGTGGCGTAATCTTCGTCGTGGGTGCGGAATGCATGTCCCTGACTGGCTTCGCGGCGGGCAAAAATTTCCAGCAGTTCGGCGGCAACGTCGTGGGCTTTTTCAGCGGCGCGTTTTTTGGCGCGATCCCATTGATCAGTGCCGAGTCTGTGCAGCGGAGCGTTTTCTGGCGCCGCGCCGGTGTAGCGGCTGATCAAGTGCAGCGAGGATACGGGGACATATAATTTGTCGCCGTTAGCGTATTCCAGCGTCAGATATTCCGCAACATTGCCACCCAGTTCGAGTTTTTGCAGACCCAGATAGCGGCCCACGCCATGATCCTGATGCACGACCGGCGAGCCGATATTCAGCTCGGTCAGGTTGCGAACAATGTTGTCGGCATCGCGCTGTTGTTTGTTGCGGCGTCGACGTTGCTGGACACGCTCGCCAAACAATTGCGCTTCGGTGATCAGTGCGATTTTTGGATTGTCCAGCACCAGACCGCTTTCCAGAGGTGCGACGGTGAGTCCCAGCATGGTTTGGGATTGGGCAAATTCCTGCCAGTGTTTGCAACTGGCGGGAACAATGCCGTAATTGCGCAGCATTTCCAGTAATACTTCGCGACGTCCTTCGCTTTCGGCGACGAACAGTACGCGGCCACCGAAGTCGCGAATAAATGCGGTCAACGCATCCGCAGGTTGTTCTGTGCGCGCATTGAACGCGAGCTTGGGTAGTGCCAGGGTGGCGAAATTGCTGAAGCGTTTGTTTTGCAGATCGTTGGCTTCAAAATTTTGCAGCTGCAGTGAGGGCAGTGCGTTGAGTCGTTGCATCACCTCATCAGGGCGCAAATATAATTTGCTTGGCTCCAGAATCGGGCGCTCGATATCGTAGCGGCGCTGCTCGTAGCGATCTTCGATGTCGGTAAATAATTTTGTCGTGGCATCGGCAGCGTGAGTGGTGCGGATGACCAAGGTATTTTTCGGCAAATAATCGAACAGGCTGGCCAGCTCGTCAAAAAACAACGGCAGATAATATTCCACGCCGTTGGGAATGTGGCCTTTGCTGACTTCACGATAGATTTGATTTTTTTGCGGATCGCCTTCAAACATGTCCAGGTAGGCGCGGCGAAAACGGGTGATGGCTTGATCGGTGAACGGAAACTCACGCGCAGGCAATAAGCGAACCTGCTCGATTTTCTTTTCGGTGCGCTGGGTTTCCACATCAAACAGGCGAATGCTGTCAATTTCGTCGTCAAACAAATCCAGACGGATGGGTTGTGTGCTGCCGCTGGGGAATAAATCGATGATGGAGCCGCGCACCGCAAATTCGCCATGATCCATGACTTGCGAAACGGCGTTGTAGCCGCTGGTCGTGAGATTGGTGCGCAATTGTTCGATGTTGATGCGATCGCCAGTGTTGATCACCAGACTGTTGCCGACCACGAATTCTTTGGGGCAGAGGCGTTGCATCAGGGTGGCGACGGGGACGATGAGTACGCCGCGCGGCGTTTGCGGCAGACGGTACAGGGCTTCCAGGCGCTGCGAAACGATGTCCTGATGGGGCGAGAACACGTCGTAGGGCAGGGTTTCCCAGTCGGGGAAGGCCAGGATCGGCGTGTTTTCCACCCCGCGCAGGTAAAACTGCAGCTGTTCTTCCAGACGGTTGGCGCTGCTGGTGTCCTCGGCCAATACGACCACCACCCCGTTGTGGGCCTTGGCTTGTTCGGCGATCAACAGCCCCATGCTGCTGCCGTACAGGCTGGCGCACAGGTGTGGTTGCGGGCCGGGAGCGGCGCTGGGCAACTGGAAAATGCTCTGTTTATCCGCTGAAGGGGCGTGGGTATCCGTCGACATGGGGTGTTTTACGGCTCTGGTCTGTCAAAAAGAACCGCATTTTCGCATATTTGGCGGAGGGGGTGTAGGGAGGCTGAGGCGTTACAGTCGGTTAGATCTAAGCGGATGAGTAGGGCTTTTCACCGTTTTCGCATAGTTTTATCTGAGCAAAACAAAAAATATAATTGAAAATCGGACTAAAACGTCCGATACTGGTGATTGCAGCGCATGGATGACAACAGCATGAATGGAAACGAGCTGATTAAGCGACTTAAAGAGCTGGCAAAGCAACGGGGATGCGAGATTCGTCTAGATTCAAAACACGGCAAGGGCTCTCACGCGACACTTTATTTTGGTGATCGACGAACCACTATCAAGGATAGGAAAAAGGAAATCGGTCCTGGGCTGCTAAAGAG
The DNA window shown above is from Gammaproteobacteria bacterium and carries:
- the nagZ gene encoding beta-N-acetylhexosaminidase yields the protein MVLGPLMLDLEGIELDHVEKEILRHPMVGGLIFFKRNFESKQQITDLVRCVREQRPEILICVDHEGGRVQRFREGFAPLPALRKLGHWFDHDQAKASAAAAEMAWLMAVELRDVGIDFSFAPVLDLDHQRCQVIGDRAFHQDKEKVTALAKAYVRGLREVGMANVGKHFPGHGYVNEDSHLELPVDRRELNDIWSNDVYPFEQLNAEGLLDAVMPAHVVYEQIDSQPAGFSPTWIRELLRGRMGFDGVVFSDDLNMAAAHVAGNFADRAEAAIQAGCDMILVCNNRKGAVEVLDKYRWTLDTTSTQRLERMRAKPMSSASSRADVRRHQNALALADHINQSKV
- the mfd gene encoding transcription-repair coupling factor — translated: MSTDTHAPSADKQSIFQLPSAAPGPQPHLCASLYGSSMGLLIAEQAKAHNGVVVVLAEDTSSANRLEEQLQFYLRGVENTPILAFPDWETLPYDVFSPHQDIVSQRLEALYRLPQTPRGVLIVPVATLMQRLCPKEFVVGNSLVINTGDRINIEQLRTNLTTSGYNAVSQVMDHGEFAVRGSIIDLFPSGSTQPIRLDLFDDEIDSIRLFDVETQRTEKKIEQVRLLPAREFPFTDQAITRFRRAYLDMFEGDPQKNQIYREVSKGHIPNGVEYYLPLFFDELASLFDYLPKNTLVIRTTHAADATTKLFTDIEDRYEQRRYDIERPILEPSKLYLRPDEVMQRLNALPSLQLQNFEANDLQNKRFSNFATLALPKLAFNARTEQPADALTAFIRDFGGRVLFVAESEGRREVLLEMLRNYGIVPASCKHWQEFAQSQTMLGLTVAPLESGLVLDNPKIALITEAQLFGERVQQRRRRNKQQRDADNIVRNLTELNIGSPVVHQDHGVGRYLGLQKLELGGNVAEYLTLEYANGDKLYVPVSSLHLISRYTGAAPENAPLHRLGTDQWDRAKKRAAEKAHDVAAELLEIFARREASQGHAFRTHDEDYATFAASFPFEETPDQQTAIEAVLSDMQRKRPMDRVVCGDVGFGKTEVSMRAAFVAANGGKQVVLLVPTTLLAQQHYENYLDRFADWPFKIELLSRFRSKKEQTDVIAGLKSGKVDIVIGTHKLLNEDIKYSNLGLVIVDEEHRFGVRQKEKLKALCANVDLLTLTATPIPRTLNMSLAGLRDLSIIATPPAQRLAVKTFVSQWDDGLIKEACTRELKRGGQVYFLHNDVESIERTSRELAELVPDAKVEFAHGQMRERELEMVMSDFYHRRFNILVCTTIIESGIDIPTANTIIINRADKLGLAQLHQLRGRVGRSHHRAYAYLLIPNRKTLTPDAEKRLEAIESLENLGAGFMLATHDLEIRGAGELLGEEQSGQIHEVGFSMYNDLLQRAVKSLKEGKQPELDRPLDHGAEVDLQTPALIPDDYLPDVHARLTLYKRIANCQDKEELRELQVEIIDRFGLMPDQLKMLITITELKLQANPLGILKIEFGAKGGRIIFTERPNIDPMKIIKLIQTKPMLYKMDGQDKLRVLGEYATAKERVEKLQNLMREFVA
- a CDS encoding S-methyl-5'-thioinosine phosphorylase, which codes for MSKKLVGIIGGTGLTSLENLKILNREIMHTPYGEPSGPLVHGELAGKEVLFLPRHGAGHTIPPHKINYRANLWALKEAGVDRVVAVAAVGGIRADMLPKKIMIPDQIIDYTWGRINTYFEEGLSHVTHIDFSYPYSQSLREQIIAVCRDLKMDAAETGCYAATQGPRLETAAEINKYERDGCDIVGMTAMPEAALARELELEYAAIAVVANEAAGRCPDDLTMEMIVENLDEGMAKVRRILAELLIRV
- a CDS encoding peptidoglycan binding protein CsiV — translated: MHKFFMSSATALMLFVAFDSSAAPAEDKNSRWYQIDVVVFSYANNTKNHEIWRPVGQNSEMADAAEILYPPEIAAMTAESKPDKYVQGVPTPQSGLVEVAERLAASPEYHLLLHKAWIQQVDRDVDPMPVMINDQTVDPQTMGYQSEEEIQWEQATVKSGATQPLVPAPSPSGDAEKLLQQAMKAEEQQSKAGEAEEIAVDPVLNSIPVTKVGPSTNLVFGTVGVKWSRYLHLMVDVTYRRNTTKTAGRISDDNLKGLAFADAGVKLPPEPLTKLMTPAIADYRIQDSRRLRSNQVYFFDHPLFGVLAKVTAYEKAPAKPAPKVDTTPKASRALGGR
- a CDS encoding type II toxin-antitoxin system HicA family toxin; the encoded protein is MDDNSMNGNELIKRLKELAKQRGCEIRLDSKHGKGSHATLYFGDRRTTIKDRKKEIGPGLLKSMLDDLGLSKKDINQ
- a CDS encoding DsrE family protein, whose amino-acid sequence is MADKLLIIMVNTDPKNPSELGAPFFQATVAAAMEFDVEVILTGRAGELAKKGVAENLFVQEGSTKSVYEFIKDAHEAGAVFKVCTPTLDLWGDDLIPEIEETVGGAYVISEAMDDDTVTFTY
- the def gene encoding peptide deformylase — translated: MNQYKVLRWGDSRLITPSVEVEDPTGATMKKIIDIMWQVMKDYNGVGLAAPQIGINLRLMIFGLEKSDRYPDAEAVEPTVLINPGWEPLSDEIEPGWEGCLSIPDMNGIVPRYRQIRYWGLNERGEKIEREVSDFHARVFQHEYDHLDGILYPMRIEDLADFGFRTELEASGRFGRNEDIPEE
- a CDS encoding ABC transporter permease; this encodes MRWFPYVIVASWLAMAVLGPWLPLEPDKVDLPNILQGPVSGAWLGYDDLGRPIWDRLVMGAQTSLYVAVWVMVISFLIGTFIGSVSAYVGGWVDLVVVRVIDIFLAVPGILLAIAFAGVMGPGVENVVIALSIVGWVGYARLSRAQIMALKQRDHVVAAVSLGTRPMRIINRHLLPLISAPLIVEATFGIAGVVIAEAGLSFLGLGVQPPEASWGSMIRDGTRYMLVAPHMVLVPGIAMMLVVLAVNLLGDQLRDRLDVRSRDRR
- a CDS encoding hypoxanthine-guanine phosphoribosyltransferase; protein product: MAISADTARGVLQRAELIISKQELSLALDDMAQKVEHQLGDKNPLVLVLMTGGLIPASEMLLRMRFPLELDYIHATRYGDLTQGTELRWIAEPKKNLAGRHVLIIDDILDEGQTLAAIIQFCHKQKAASVSTAVLVEKIHTRKVPNLKPDYCGATVPDRYVFGFGMDYKGFWRNLPEIYAADKKDE